The Hyalangium gracile genome includes a window with the following:
- a CDS encoding ATP-dependent nuclease, whose translation MVEKPLPRALSRTVLVPGLAYAMKLKQIRIRNFRSLADLTLPLDGTTVLLGENNVGKSAVVDALRHLLSRAAARPSALFDEYDFHLKDELANPRTSDGIIIDATFEESQPDEWPDAVTQDLNDIIQTDPTLDIDSIHLRVSSKFEPASKSFKTLLEFLSIDGKPLAGKARSPSNFQPLLRYVPLFHLSALRDVTDEFTGRSQFWGRILRSLDVPDDKVAEIHQRMEALNQELMTVDARLERVTRTMGRAGDVVSTSSGDRVAIRALPLKIWDLMSRAEIVFRGKGSNVTFPLTRHGQGLQSLAVLFLFEAFVDHLLAVMYEKESTPVLTLEEPEAHLHPQAARALWEQVKRLPGQKLVTTHSPYFAQLVPIRSLRILRRRGAATTAHWLPTSVEAPIPESPQLLGIVSHNKDLYEYRKPTGVLVIKRRLSENDWRALLRCYSDAALHPQLRDLQRRAAALLSNEELRSLEIYARRTRGEIFFARCWLLCEGQSEVAILPRLAEMMGISLDAQGIALIDYKNNGSPGAFAALARALDFPWFMFCDDDDGGRDHIREIEKYGFLPEEVNMRIRKLPGTDLEGFLTRQFPRELHEAATRLGAKFVLPPEDPTFAESELIPFLRRQKTGSAALLADALHGAGPEKVPDFFKEILTRCSEVANA comes from the coding sequence ATGGTAGAGAAGCCCCTACCCCGTGCGCTCTCGCGCACCGTCCTTGTTCCCGGGCTGGCCTACGCCATGAAGCTGAAGCAGATCCGCATCCGCAACTTCCGGTCGCTCGCCGATCTCACCCTCCCGCTGGATGGAACGACCGTGCTTCTCGGGGAGAACAACGTCGGCAAGTCGGCTGTTGTCGACGCGCTGCGTCACCTGCTCTCTCGGGCGGCAGCACGGCCCTCAGCGCTCTTTGACGAGTATGACTTCCACCTGAAGGACGAACTCGCCAACCCGCGCACCAGCGACGGAATCATCATCGACGCTACCTTCGAAGAGAGCCAACCTGACGAGTGGCCTGATGCGGTAACGCAGGATCTGAATGACATCATCCAGACAGATCCAACCTTGGACATCGACTCGATCCATCTGCGTGTCTCATCCAAGTTCGAGCCTGCCAGCAAGAGCTTCAAGACGCTGCTTGAGTTCCTCTCTATCGATGGCAAGCCACTGGCTGGAAAAGCCCGCTCTCCGAGCAACTTCCAGCCTCTGCTGCGCTACGTGCCACTCTTCCACCTCTCCGCACTCCGAGATGTTACCGACGAGTTCACTGGGCGCTCGCAGTTCTGGGGTCGCATCCTCCGATCACTCGATGTACCTGATGACAAGGTCGCAGAGATCCACCAACGCATGGAAGCTCTCAACCAAGAGTTGATGACGGTAGATGCCCGCCTTGAGCGCGTGACGCGGACGATGGGCAGGGCTGGCGACGTCGTCTCCACTAGTTCCGGGGATCGTGTTGCCATCCGCGCTCTGCCCCTGAAGATATGGGACCTCATGTCCCGCGCGGAGATCGTCTTCCGCGGCAAGGGCAGCAACGTCACATTCCCACTCACTCGGCACGGACAGGGACTGCAGAGCTTGGCGGTGCTCTTCCTGTTTGAGGCGTTCGTGGATCATCTACTGGCAGTCATGTACGAAAAGGAGAGCACTCCAGTTCTCACGCTGGAAGAACCTGAGGCGCATCTCCACCCTCAGGCAGCACGCGCTCTCTGGGAACAGGTGAAGCGTCTCCCCGGTCAGAAGCTCGTCACAACCCACTCACCGTACTTTGCGCAACTCGTTCCCATTCGCAGTCTTCGGATCCTTCGCCGGCGGGGGGCCGCGACAACTGCTCACTGGCTGCCTACGTCTGTTGAAGCTCCTATACCAGAGAGTCCTCAGCTCCTCGGGATTGTCTCGCACAACAAGGATCTCTACGAGTATCGGAAGCCTACTGGCGTATTGGTCATCAAGCGAAGACTTTCCGAGAACGATTGGCGCGCCCTGCTTCGGTGCTATTCGGACGCCGCGCTTCACCCGCAGCTCCGCGACCTCCAAAGACGGGCAGCTGCACTCCTCAGCAATGAGGAACTCCGCTCGCTTGAAATCTATGCTCGCCGCACACGGGGTGAGATCTTTTTCGCCCGGTGCTGGTTACTGTGCGAGGGCCAGAGCGAGGTAGCCATCCTCCCGCGGCTCGCGGAGATGATGGGTATCTCCCTCGACGCACAAGGCATTGCGCTCATCGACTACAAGAACAATGGCTCACCCGGTGCCTTCGCAGCACTTGCTCGGGCGCTCGACTTCCCCTGGTTCATGTTCTGCGACGATGATGATGGTGGACGGGACCACATTCGGGAAATCGAAAAGTACGGGTTTCTTCCCGAGGAAGTGAACATGCGCATCCGCAAGCTCCCGGGAACAGACTTGGAGGGCTTTCTCACGCGCCAGTTCCCTCGTGAACTACACGAAGCAGCAACCCGGCTGGGTGCCAAGTTTGTGCTGCCTCCTGAGGATCCGACCTTTGCTGAAAGCGAACTGATCCCCTTCTTGCGGCGGCAGAAGACCGGCAGCGCAGCGCTCCTAGCCGATGCGCTCCATGGAGCTGGCCCTGAGAAGGTGCCGGACTTCTTCAAGGAGATCCTCACTCGCTGCTCTGAGGTCGCCAATGCCTGA
- a CDS encoding ATP-dependent helicase: MPDLPSSAERLLVGLSPIQQEAARWNDGAMLLMAGPGSGKTRVLTRRIARLLEESADQKYKILGLTFTNKAADEMRSRVEDLVPDHASRLFLGTFHSFCAEVLRQHGTHLGIAPDFRIYSSRGDLELILRGALEEVRKQGGDIGDADASLLPVIERLRAELVEPTEAPLHVASESLKERITAIYTAYDACQKRTNALDFGSLLFYAVKLFREFPAFARRYRKVYAYWCIDEFQDTNTSQYALLRAMAGDEFKNLFAVADDDQIIYEWNGASHRRLEDFKRDFEPEVLQLPTNFRCPPHIVLLANNLIRHNVRRMPGKKPFESGKATGLFEQGAVRIGRYASEREETQAVAQDIRRLRAGALHEVAVLARNRRLLEIAQRALAEVQVHSVIAQRRDSFESAPFVWLNACLRQSNHRRDAQNLELLCATFRELTGVELEHSDVIASAETTHQDYLRQWADLATSAEFPPLAQEAARQVTEQLVRKTDYTSFTAFATRWFDTLMQGDVAGGSDERFAGYANDKRAWALLNKEISQTLGARAPLEAFLHELDLRSKEPPPQGNMVTLMTIHGSKGKEFDHIYLIGLAEDQLPSFQAKKRGPQSVEMEEERRNCFVAITRARETLTLTYAQIYSGYSKEPSRFLTEMGFQIPLSG, encoded by the coding sequence ATGCCTGATCTCCCCTCGTCCGCCGAGAGGCTCCTCGTCGGCCTGAGCCCCATCCAGCAGGAAGCTGCTCGCTGGAATGACGGCGCCATGCTACTGATGGCCGGCCCCGGCTCTGGCAAAACGCGAGTGCTGACGCGGAGAATTGCCCGCTTGCTCGAGGAGTCCGCCGACCAGAAGTACAAGATCCTCGGACTCACCTTCACGAACAAGGCCGCAGATGAGATGCGTTCCCGCGTCGAGGACCTCGTACCGGACCACGCCTCACGTCTCTTCCTTGGCACCTTTCATTCCTTCTGCGCAGAGGTGCTGCGCCAGCATGGGACCCACCTGGGTATCGCGCCTGACTTCCGCATCTACTCGTCCCGAGGGGACCTTGAACTCATCCTGCGCGGAGCACTAGAGGAGGTCCGGAAGCAAGGAGGCGACATCGGTGATGCAGATGCCAGCTTGCTCCCCGTCATCGAGCGGCTGCGCGCGGAGTTAGTCGAACCAACGGAGGCTCCCCTGCATGTCGCAAGCGAGTCACTCAAGGAGCGCATCACGGCCATCTACACGGCATACGATGCATGCCAGAAACGCACTAACGCCCTCGATTTTGGCTCGCTTCTCTTCTATGCGGTGAAGCTCTTCCGCGAGTTTCCTGCCTTCGCCCGGCGTTACCGGAAAGTCTACGCCTACTGGTGCATAGACGAGTTCCAGGACACCAACACCTCCCAGTACGCGCTGCTTCGGGCTATGGCCGGCGACGAATTCAAGAACCTCTTCGCAGTGGCCGATGACGATCAGATCATCTACGAGTGGAACGGCGCGAGCCATCGACGCCTGGAGGACTTCAAGCGCGACTTCGAGCCCGAAGTGCTCCAACTCCCAACCAATTTCCGGTGTCCGCCGCATATCGTCTTGTTGGCGAACAACCTTATCCGCCACAACGTTCGACGTATGCCAGGCAAAAAGCCCTTCGAGTCTGGCAAGGCGACAGGGCTCTTCGAACAGGGCGCGGTGCGCATCGGGCGCTACGCCTCCGAGCGGGAGGAGACCCAGGCAGTAGCCCAGGACATCCGTCGATTACGCGCTGGCGCGCTTCATGAGGTCGCGGTGCTGGCACGGAACCGCCGTCTGCTGGAGATCGCCCAGCGAGCGCTCGCAGAGGTGCAGGTCCACTCTGTGATCGCGCAGAGGCGAGACTCCTTCGAGAGCGCTCCATTTGTCTGGCTGAACGCGTGCCTGCGGCAGTCAAATCACCGCCGCGATGCCCAAAACCTGGAGTTGCTGTGCGCGACCTTCCGGGAGTTGACGGGCGTGGAACTTGAGCACAGTGACGTCATCGCCTCTGCGGAAACGACCCACCAAGATTATCTTCGACAGTGGGCCGACCTCGCCACGAGTGCGGAATTCCCGCCGTTAGCCCAAGAGGCTGCACGGCAAGTCACTGAACAACTCGTGCGAAAAACGGACTACACGAGCTTCACTGCATTCGCAACGCGATGGTTCGACACCCTCATGCAAGGAGATGTCGCGGGAGGCTCCGACGAGCGCTTTGCCGGCTACGCCAATGACAAGCGTGCTTGGGCTCTTCTCAATAAGGAGATCAGCCAGACCTTAGGGGCTAGGGCGCCGCTCGAAGCGTTCCTTCATGAGCTGGACCTGCGATCCAAAGAGCCGCCTCCCCAGGGCAACATGGTAACCCTGATGACCATACATGGTTCCAAGGGAAAGGAGTTTGATCACATCTACTTGATAGGGCTTGCCGAGGATCAGCTCCCCTCCTTTCAGGCAAAGAAGCGCGGGCCTCAGAGCGTCGAGATGGAGGAGGAGCGCCGGAACTGCTTCGTCGCCATTACCCGAGCTCGGGAAACCCTGACGCTCACCTACGCCCAGATCTACTCGGGATACTCGAAGGAGCCCTCGCGCTTCTTGACTGAAATGGGGTTCCAAATTCCCTTATCAGGATAA
- a CDS encoding aldo/keto reductase, producing MERRSLGSTGLQVSALGFGAGPVGDAALSEDEAARLLHGVLDAGVNLIDTAPSYGLSEERIGRHLQGRRGEFVLSTKCGYGVPGVEDWTGPCITQGIELALRRMRTDVIDVMHFHSCPVDVLERPGVVDALTRAVEQGKVRVAAYSGDNHALEHALNMGRFGSVQVSVNLFDQRAIDWGVARARERGVGVIAKRPLGNAPWRYSERPGAQDVALYWERMRQMALDPQGMDWSEFALRFAAYVPGVATCIVGTTRVENLQRNVQALGRGPLAPEVVTRIRDAFRRNDHGWDGQI from the coding sequence ATGGAACGCCGCTCCCTGGGAAGTACGGGCCTGCAGGTCTCCGCGTTGGGATTCGGGGCCGGGCCCGTGGGGGATGCGGCGCTGTCGGAGGATGAGGCGGCGAGGCTGCTGCATGGTGTGCTGGACGCCGGGGTCAACCTGATCGACACCGCACCCAGCTACGGACTGTCCGAGGAGCGGATTGGCCGGCACCTGCAAGGGCGGCGCGGGGAGTTCGTGCTCTCGACGAAGTGCGGGTACGGCGTGCCGGGGGTGGAGGACTGGACGGGGCCGTGCATCACGCAGGGCATCGAGCTGGCGCTGCGCCGGATGCGCACGGACGTCATCGACGTGATGCACTTCCACTCGTGTCCGGTGGACGTGCTGGAGCGTCCGGGCGTGGTGGACGCGCTCACCCGGGCCGTGGAGCAGGGCAAGGTCCGCGTGGCGGCGTACTCTGGAGACAACCACGCGCTGGAGCACGCGCTGAACATGGGGCGGTTCGGGTCGGTGCAGGTGTCGGTGAACCTGTTCGACCAGCGGGCCATCGACTGGGGAGTGGCGCGGGCGCGGGAGCGGGGCGTGGGGGTGATCGCCAAGCGACCGCTGGGGAATGCGCCGTGGCGGTACTCGGAGCGTCCGGGGGCGCAGGATGTGGCGCTCTACTGGGAACGGATGCGCCAGATGGCGCTGGATCCACAGGGGATGGACTGGAGCGAGTTCGCGCTACGCTTCGCGGCCTACGTTCCGGGAGTGGCCACATGCATCGTGGGCACCACGCGGGTAGAGAACCTCCAGCGCAACGTGCAGGCCCTGGGGCGCGGGCCCCTGGCGCCGGAAGTCGTCACGCGGATTCGCGACGCGTTCCGGCGCAATGATCACGGGTGGGACGGGCAGATCTGA
- a CDS encoding M14 family metallopeptidase: MEYTDYARRLMSYSSLAEVAEYGRVMEAGKEYPLFRLTVPGSRWLVITSGFHGEEPAGPLTLAESFAEIVAYAKARDVALRVYPCINPSGFEVGTRYNRSGEKPNNDFLRYEVTPGAWKGELTRGESFLRWVLYDGGPKETRAVRADIDRFAPPAAALDIHQDNYLSIAATYAYTFGDSAAYRPMVEAAASHVAVIRQQKVDEHNHTDADGLIQFHDGSVTDYFMRRGVPYTAALETTTRTPLASCHAVNLIWIRGFIDLAARGGT, from the coding sequence GTGGAATACACGGATTACGCCCGCCGCCTGATGTCCTACTCCTCGCTCGCGGAGGTGGCCGAGTACGGCCGGGTGATGGAGGCCGGGAAGGAGTATCCCCTCTTCCGGCTCACCGTCCCCGGCTCGCGCTGGCTCGTCATCACCTCCGGGTTTCACGGGGAGGAGCCGGCCGGCCCGCTGACGCTGGCGGAGAGCTTCGCGGAGATCGTCGCCTACGCGAAGGCCCGGGACGTGGCGCTGCGCGTGTATCCGTGCATCAACCCCTCGGGCTTCGAGGTCGGCACCCGCTACAACCGCAGCGGTGAGAAGCCGAACAACGACTTCCTCCGCTACGAGGTGACGCCCGGCGCGTGGAAGGGGGAGCTGACTCGCGGAGAGTCGTTCCTGCGCTGGGTGCTGTACGACGGTGGGCCCAAGGAGACGCGGGCGGTGCGCGCGGACATCGACCGGTTCGCGCCTCCGGCGGCGGCGCTCGACATCCACCAGGACAACTACCTGAGCATCGCCGCGACGTACGCGTACACGTTCGGGGACTCGGCGGCGTACCGGCCGATGGTGGAGGCGGCCGCGAGCCACGTCGCGGTCATCCGCCAGCAGAAGGTGGACGAGCACAACCACACGGACGCGGATGGGCTCATCCAGTTCCATGACGGCAGCGTCACGGACTACTTCATGCGAAGGGGCGTGCCGTATACCGCCGCGCTGGAGACGACCACCCGGACTCCGCTAGCTTCCTGCCACGCTGTGAACCTCATCTGGATCCGCGGCTTCATCGACCTGGCCGCGCGTGGAGGAACGTGA
- a CDS encoding Spy/CpxP family protein refolding chaperone: MKKKIAVAASAVLAVVLLSGFRGGGWGFHRDPERIKQMITWRLNDKLEDIDATEGQKQAVQGVKDRLFEDGKRLAEEHQATRLEVLTQLESDAPDAQKLHGLVDARIDAARAFAHKVVDAALEVHRVFTPEQRKQLATEYREKMDIR, encoded by the coding sequence ATGAAGAAGAAGATTGCCGTCGCCGCCTCCGCCGTCCTCGCCGTCGTCCTGCTCAGTGGCTTCCGTGGCGGGGGCTGGGGCTTCCACCGGGACCCCGAGCGCATCAAGCAGATGATCACCTGGAGGCTGAACGACAAGCTGGAGGACATCGACGCCACGGAGGGCCAGAAGCAGGCCGTGCAGGGCGTGAAGGACCGGCTCTTCGAGGACGGCAAGCGCCTGGCCGAGGAGCACCAGGCCACGCGCCTGGAGGTCCTCACCCAGCTCGAGTCCGATGCCCCGGACGCGCAGAAGCTGCACGGGCTGGTGGACGCGCGCATCGACGCGGCGCGGGCCTTCGCCCACAAGGTGGTGGACGCCGCGCTGGAGGTCCACCGCGTCTTCACGCCGGAGCAGCGCAAGCAGCTGGCCACCGAGTACCGCGAGAAGATGGACATCCGCTGA
- a CDS encoding sulfatase family protein, translating to MKLGYQGNASRLMEDWVWNEWRGVVLAQVGRLILAYTCVGLVLGAGMGAGLWALGASRRGVFWGSALACLTVEVPLVLADMAHHPHLYAATLYERAGWTKALLLAMSGQSPAAWRAVALAPVAVALLGLLLRGVRLSARWASVPALLALLVGLGQSLGGFAKEPRPAQSRPNLLILASDGLRPDHLSGNGYGRPTSPNIDRLMGEGTRFRETVVQMPRTAPSWATLLTSQWVGQHPLRHTLVGQAVREVPFTTFASALGEAGWQTAVVSDYAGDLFSRFRFGFQRVEAPAFNFPDLIRQRMLVTHVALLPWTALAPGLFPERGQLPELTDPEPLRHVARRTLEEFRPEAPFALLVFASTTHFPYAAPFPQEGRFVAEGYRGPWRFGATPQMELPPGATPPTPEDSAALVGNYDAGVLAFDGLVGDLLAELERRGLADSTLVVLLSDHGEHLADEGLGLGHGEHIWGSASLRIPFALRLPGRVAAGRTVEQRARSIDVAPTLLALLGVPAPETFRGRSLAPLVAPGAEAVELPDAPALIETDFWFSDRDGERYQQVRIPYPWVYETATVEPSGDIALKPEWEKTVEAAKHRGLYLGRWKLLELPTPQGVKVELYDVVADPGEKHEVSAEHPDVVAQLRERLARERP from the coding sequence ATGAAGCTGGGCTACCAGGGAAACGCCAGTCGCCTGATGGAGGACTGGGTGTGGAACGAGTGGCGGGGTGTGGTGCTGGCCCAGGTGGGCCGACTCATCCTCGCGTACACCTGCGTGGGGCTCGTGCTGGGGGCGGGGATGGGCGCGGGGCTGTGGGCTCTTGGGGCCAGCCGCCGTGGCGTGTTCTGGGGGAGCGCGCTCGCGTGCCTGACCGTTGAGGTGCCCCTGGTGCTGGCCGACATGGCGCACCATCCGCACTTGTATGCCGCCACGCTGTACGAGCGCGCGGGGTGGACGAAGGCCCTGCTGCTCGCCATGAGCGGGCAGTCCCCGGCGGCGTGGCGCGCGGTGGCGCTCGCGCCCGTGGCGGTGGCGCTGCTCGGGCTGCTGTTGCGCGGGGTGCGGCTGTCGGCACGCTGGGCGTCCGTGCCCGCGTTGCTGGCCCTGCTGGTGGGGCTCGGGCAGAGCCTCGGAGGATTCGCGAAGGAGCCGCGGCCCGCGCAGTCCCGGCCCAACCTCCTCATCCTCGCCTCGGATGGGCTGCGCCCGGACCACCTCTCCGGTAACGGGTATGGCCGCCCGACGTCTCCGAACATCGATCGACTGATGGGCGAGGGCACGCGTTTCCGGGAGACGGTGGTGCAGATGCCTCGCACGGCGCCCTCCTGGGCCACGCTCCTCACCTCGCAGTGGGTGGGACAACATCCGCTGCGCCACACGCTGGTGGGCCAGGCGGTCCGGGAGGTTCCGTTCACCACGTTCGCGAGCGCGCTCGGGGAGGCGGGCTGGCAGACGGCGGTGGTGTCCGACTACGCGGGGGACCTCTTCTCCCGCTTCCGCTTCGGCTTCCAGCGCGTGGAGGCTCCCGCCTTCAACTTCCCGGACCTCATCCGCCAGCGGATGCTCGTCACCCACGTGGCCCTGCTGCCCTGGACAGCGCTCGCGCCGGGACTGTTCCCCGAGCGGGGCCAGCTGCCCGAGCTGACCGACCCCGAGCCCCTGCGCCACGTGGCCCGGCGCACGCTCGAGGAGTTCCGGCCCGAGGCGCCCTTCGCGCTGCTCGTCTTCGCCTCCACGACGCACTTCCCCTATGCCGCGCCCTTCCCTCAGGAGGGCCGCTTCGTCGCGGAGGGCTACCGCGGCCCCTGGCGCTTCGGAGCCACGCCGCAGATGGAGCTTCCGCCGGGCGCGACACCTCCCACGCCTGAGGACAGCGCCGCCCTCGTGGGCAACTACGACGCCGGAGTGCTGGCCTTCGATGGGCTGGTGGGAGACCTGCTCGCGGAGCTGGAGCGCCGAGGGCTCGCGGACTCCACGCTGGTGGTGCTGCTGTCGGACCACGGCGAGCACCTCGCCGACGAGGGGCTCGGGCTCGGTCATGGTGAGCACATCTGGGGGAGCGCATCGCTGCGCATTCCCTTCGCGCTGCGCCTGCCGGGCCGTGTGGCGGCGGGGAGGACGGTGGAGCAGAGAGCCCGCTCCATCGACGTCGCGCCGACGCTGCTGGCGCTGCTCGGCGTGCCCGCGCCGGAGACCTTCCGGGGACGCTCGCTCGCCCCGCTCGTCGCGCCAGGAGCCGAGGCGGTGGAGCTGCCGGATGCCCCGGCGCTCATCGAGACGGACTTCTGGTTCTCCGATCGAGACGGCGAGCGCTACCAGCAGGTGCGCATTCCCTACCCCTGGGTCTACGAGACCGCGACGGTGGAGCCCTCGGGGGACATCGCCCTCAAGCCAGAGTGGGAGAAGACGGTGGAGGCCGCCAAGCACCGAGGCCTGTACCTGGGGCGCTGGAAGCTGCTGGAGCTGCCCACGCCCCAGGGCGTGAAGGTGGAGCTGTACGACGTCGTCGCCGATCCCGGAGAGAAGCACGAGGTCTCCGCCGAGCACCCGGACGTCGTGGCGCAGCTGCGTGAGCGGCTCGCCCGAGAGCGCCCGTAG